The Streptomyces phaeolivaceus genome has a window encoding:
- a CDS encoding carbohydrate ABC transporter permease, with protein MTKRAPDASDVSVSPPRRRSKYTLAPLVLISGNVVLFALFFVWPAVIGLVYSFTNYTGVGSFQFIGLDNYQKLLGDSTFYSATTRTLLYTVLFVPLNFVLSLLIANVLVSKHAKGASVARIFFFIPWLLSPIIVGVLWRWMFGENFGLVNYFIEKVGGSAVPWQSNADLSLLVVVVAAAWAWTGFSMLLFIAAIKNVPTSYYEAAALDGAGPWRQFFHITLPSIAPTSFIVILLNTIHAMKEYAVFASLNNGGPGTSNNLLVQYIYQTGFKSGQIGYASAASFVLMLILMAVAVIQMMVNRRVENR; from the coding sequence ATGACAAAACGCGCCCCGGACGCTTCGGACGTGTCCGTGAGCCCGCCCAGGAGACGCAGCAAGTACACCCTCGCACCGCTCGTCCTCATCTCGGGCAATGTCGTGCTCTTCGCGCTGTTCTTCGTCTGGCCGGCGGTGATCGGGCTCGTCTACTCCTTCACGAACTACACGGGCGTGGGGTCGTTCCAGTTCATCGGACTGGACAACTACCAGAAGCTGCTCGGGGACTCGACCTTCTACTCCGCGACGACCCGCACACTGCTGTACACCGTGCTCTTCGTCCCGCTGAACTTCGTGCTGTCGCTGCTCATCGCCAACGTGCTGGTGAGCAAGCACGCCAAGGGCGCGTCGGTCGCCCGCATCTTCTTCTTCATCCCGTGGCTGCTGTCGCCCATCATCGTGGGTGTCCTGTGGCGCTGGATGTTCGGTGAGAACTTCGGACTGGTCAACTACTTCATCGAGAAGGTCGGCGGAAGCGCCGTTCCCTGGCAGTCGAACGCGGACCTGTCACTGCTCGTGGTCGTGGTGGCGGCGGCCTGGGCCTGGACGGGCTTCTCCATGCTGCTGTTCATCGCGGCGATCAAGAACGTCCCGACGTCGTACTACGAGGCGGCGGCGCTCGACGGCGCCGGTCCCTGGCGCCAGTTCTTCCATATCACCCTGCCGAGCATCGCCCCCACGTCCTTCATCGTCATCCTGCTCAACACGATCCACGCGATGAAGGAATACGCGGTGTTCGCCTCCCTCAACAACGGCGGACCCGGAACGTCGAACAACCTGCTGGTCCAGTACATCTACCAGACGGGGTTCAAGTCGGGCCAGATCGGCTACGCGAGCGCCGCGTCGTTCGTGCTCATGCTCATCCTGATGGCCGTCGCGGTGATCCAGATGATGGTCAACCGGCGGGTGGAGAACCGATGA
- a CDS encoding carbohydrate ABC transporter permease, whose translation MTTTDTVRKADAGSVRAVPRKRSRGSATGGLRRAIAPTTLLWVLAGLYGIPVLWFVLSSFKPAGDLFSLPLTVFPDDPTVSGYKEAWASANFSGYFINTIIVCVIATILTVGVSCCTGYALAKYDNRWLKAFFLCILATTMLPAEVMLAPLFLVVRDLGFYNSLSGIILPALLTATGCFMFRQFFLTVPDELIEAARIDGAKELSIFLRIMVPLSRPIMLTLAILSFQWRWNDYIWPLLMLNDPEKFTVQIGIQSLVGAQNINWSVLLGGSVISMIPLIVVFLVFQKYVMNADINAGLKD comes from the coding sequence ATGACAACCACAGACACAGTGCGCAAGGCCGACGCCGGTTCCGTGCGGGCCGTCCCCAGGAAGCGGTCCCGCGGCTCGGCGACCGGCGGGCTTCGGCGCGCGATCGCCCCGACGACTCTGCTGTGGGTCCTGGCGGGCCTCTACGGGATCCCGGTGCTGTGGTTCGTCCTCAGCTCCTTCAAACCGGCGGGAGACCTGTTCTCCCTTCCGCTGACGGTGTTCCCGGACGACCCCACCGTGTCCGGATACAAGGAAGCGTGGGCCAGCGCCAACTTCTCCGGGTACTTCATCAACACGATCATCGTGTGTGTGATAGCGACGATCCTCACGGTGGGGGTCAGCTGCTGCACCGGGTACGCGCTGGCCAAGTACGACAACAGATGGCTCAAGGCCTTCTTCCTCTGCATCCTCGCCACCACGATGCTGCCGGCCGAGGTCATGCTCGCCCCGCTGTTCCTGGTCGTCCGCGACCTCGGCTTCTACAACTCCCTGTCCGGCATCATCCTCCCGGCCCTGCTCACCGCGACCGGCTGCTTCATGTTCCGCCAGTTCTTCCTGACGGTCCCCGACGAGCTGATCGAGGCCGCCCGTATCGACGGCGCGAAGGAGCTGTCGATCTTCCTGCGGATCATGGTGCCGCTCTCCCGGCCCATCATGCTGACGCTCGCCATCCTGTCGTTCCAGTGGAGGTGGAACGACTACATCTGGCCGCTGCTGATGCTGAACGACCCCGAGAAGTTCACGGTGCAGATCGGCATCCAGAGCCTCGTCGGCGCGCAGAACATCAACTGGTCGGTGCTGCTCGGCGGATCGGTCATCTCCATGATCCCGCTGATCGTCGTCTTCCTGGTGTTCCAGAAGTACGTGATGAACGCCGACATCAACGCCGGACTGAAGGACTGA
- a CDS encoding nucleoside/nucleotide kinase family protein, producing the protein MPLTFDDLLHRAAALVRPGRRALLGISGGPGAGKTTLAEGLTRALNGDGEPWVAHVPMDGFHLADVELDRLGRRDRKGAPDTFDAAGYAALLERLRGDEEDIVYAPGFERVLEQPVAGTIPVPPAARLVVTEGNYLLVDEGPWRRVRDRLDEVWFCDLDEAVRVRRLVARHEEFGKGHDEAVAWVRGTDQRNAVLVARTRGFADLVVPPGAMPRPSARPGRRHGGGAAARGLRQS; encoded by the coding sequence ATGCCCCTGACCTTCGACGATCTGCTGCATCGGGCCGCCGCCCTGGTCCGTCCCGGCCGCCGGGCCCTCCTCGGTATCTCCGGTGGCCCCGGCGCGGGGAAGACCACCCTGGCCGAGGGGCTGACCCGGGCGCTCAACGGCGACGGCGAGCCGTGGGTCGCCCATGTCCCCATGGACGGCTTCCATCTCGCCGACGTCGAACTCGACCGCCTCGGGCGCCGGGACCGGAAGGGCGCGCCGGACACGTTCGACGCGGCGGGCTACGCGGCCCTGCTGGAGCGGTTGCGCGGCGACGAGGAGGACATCGTGTACGCGCCGGGCTTCGAACGGGTGCTGGAGCAGCCCGTCGCGGGGACGATCCCGGTGCCGCCCGCCGCCCGGCTGGTCGTCACCGAGGGGAACTATCTGCTGGTGGACGAGGGGCCTTGGCGGCGGGTGCGGGACCGCCTCGACGAGGTGTGGTTCTGCGATCTCGACGAGGCGGTGCGTGTGCGGCGGCTGGTCGCGCGGCACGAGGAGTTCGGGAAGGGCCATGACGAGGCGGTCGCCTGGGTGCGGGGTACGGATCAGCGCAACGCGGTGTTGGTGGCGAGGACTCGGGGCTTCGCGGATCTGGTGGTGCCGCCCGGGGCGATGCCGCGGCCGTCGGCACGGCCGGGGCGACGGCACGGCGGCGGCGCGGCTGCCCGCGGGCTACGACAGTCGTAG
- a CDS encoding serine hydrolase domain-containing protein encodes MVSRTVGTGVVATLGAVVLSLLTVPAHAAPAAGPDTTELRKVLRTALSQGAPGAFARIDDNGKVHHLAEGVADRSTKRALGTGDRIRVGSVTKTFTAVVLLQLVDEGKIKLDTSVNTYLPGLLPDKKITVRHVLSHRSGLYDYANTLFSPSVSGFEKVRNKVYTYRQLMDLSLAKPLTNKPGASYAYSNANFVVAGMLIEKLTKKSVAVAYQDRIIKPLKLADTFYVHPKNTIPGKFSRGYMTADSTGKKIDSTQQTTSWAQSAGALVSSAKDLNKFMSALVRGKLTSAAQLKEMLKWTPVNSTQAYGLGLRRRDLSCGASVYGHTGTVQGYYTWAFTSKTGKRSVTSFANTSNNGTVYATVNRSLEATFCG; translated from the coding sequence ATGGTTTCGAGAACGGTGGGCACGGGTGTGGTGGCGACGCTGGGCGCGGTCGTGCTGTCCCTTCTGACGGTCCCCGCCCACGCGGCCCCGGCCGCGGGTCCCGATACGACCGAGCTGCGAAAAGTACTGCGCACGGCGCTGTCGCAGGGGGCGCCGGGCGCGTTCGCGAGGATCGACGACAACGGCAAGGTGCACCATCTGGCGGAGGGGGTCGCCGACCGGTCCACCAAGCGGGCCCTCGGCACCGGGGACCGCATCCGCGTCGGCAGCGTCACCAAGACGTTCACGGCGGTGGTCCTGCTGCAACTGGTCGACGAGGGCAAGATCAAGCTCGACACCTCGGTCAACACATATCTGCCGGGCCTGTTGCCCGACAAGAAGATCACCGTGCGCCATGTGCTGAGTCACCGCAGCGGGTTGTACGACTACGCCAACACGCTTTTCTCCCCCAGCGTTTCGGGGTTCGAGAAGGTGCGCAACAAGGTCTACACCTACCGCCAGCTGATGGACCTGTCGCTCGCCAAGCCCCTCACCAACAAGCCGGGCGCGTCCTACGCGTACTCGAACGCCAACTTCGTGGTCGCGGGCATGCTGATCGAGAAGCTCACCAAGAAGTCGGTGGCGGTCGCGTACCAGGACCGGATCATCAAGCCGCTGAAGCTGGCCGACACGTTCTACGTCCACCCGAAGAACACGATCCCCGGCAAGTTCTCCCGTGGTTACATGACCGCCGACTCCACCGGGAAGAAGATCGACTCGACGCAGCAGACGACCTCGTGGGCACAGAGCGCGGGCGCCCTGGTGTCCAGCGCCAAGGACCTCAACAAGTTCATGTCCGCGCTGGTGCGGGGGAAGCTGACCTCGGCCGCCCAGCTGAAGGAGATGCTGAAGTGGACGCCGGTGAACAGCACCCAGGCGTACGGGCTGGGGCTGCGCCGGCGTGATCTGTCGTGCGGGGCCTCGGTGTACGGGCACACGGGGACCGTCCAGGGCTACTACACCTGGGCGTTCACCTCGAAGACCGGCAAGCGCAGTGTGACGTCGTTCGCGAACACCTCCAACAACGGCACGGTGTACGCGACCGTGAACCGCTCGCTGGAGGCCACGTTCTGCGGCTGA